Sequence from the Miscanthus floridulus cultivar M001 chromosome 16, ASM1932011v1, whole genome shotgun sequence genome:
accgccaccgccaccgccaccgcgccgTCCCCGTCCCCATCTCCATCACCGTCGCTCGTCACCCCATCCCCGGCTCCGTCGCCATCGCCCGTCGCCCCATCCCCAGCTCTGTCGCCATCATCGTCGCCCCGTTCAAGACCACCGCCACCCCGTCCCCGGCCGCCGTACCGGTCGTCGCGCCTCTCCCTTCCCTGCCTCCCCTGCAGGCCGCCGCTGCGCCTCTCCCTCCCCCGCCTCCCCCGCGCGCCCTCCCTGATTAGGTTTTCTTTTTTTCGATATTTTTGATTTTGATGCATTAAAATGATTTTGCTACCCGTATTGGATTAAAATGGCTATGATTTTGCTTGAATTGAATACCAATTTGTATTGGATGCTAAGTAATTATTTTTTGTGATACAATTATGGACAAAAGCTATCTCTCTTAGAGGACATGTAGATATTCACGAGTAGCATTGTGATAGAATTGTGGATGGCTATGAAATAATGGTCTAGATTTATTTCAATGTATATGATGTGCGTATATGACAATGTAATATTAGTGGCAAAGTTGACTAGTTAAGAAAAATGGTGGCAAATTATCTTATCACAATTTTATTTGGACAGTTTGGGCTAACTATGGCAAGTGGAAGTTCTTCTCGccgtggtggtggcggccgtgGACACTACATTTTCGAGGAGGCATCGTTGGCTTGTCCTTCAGGAATTCACTTCCCTAATCGCGTCATTGACTTGCCAAAAAGCGATCGAAGCGGATGAACAATTCCCAACATAGTAATATTCTTTCCttcttgtaattagttttttttactaCACATGAATAATTCCTAAATTTACTTACATACAATGTAGCTTATCAACAATATTAGATGGCTGAAAGATGTTGTCGAAGCTCTAGGTGGTACTTCACTACAGGAAACTGGCTCTTTGCTGACTGCAATTTTCTTTGCCAACTGtttttttcgacactcggcaaagaggtccctttgccaactggaatttcctgcagtcggcaaagcaggatttgccgactgcctggctttgccgactgccaggcagttggcaaagaattgcagtcggcaaaggcaggccatggttgacgccatccacaccgtcacctttgccgactgccactccgtcagcagtcggcaaaggcgcaggctttgccaactgccatcctccctggcagtcggcaaagaatttttatttttttttattttcgatcccagttttttgtgttgccttgatacagtaagtacatgatatattccaagtttgggatcattttgatttattttgctatattccgtagattttttctgtttctttgattttttccggcagctccagatttgaactgcaggtacatgaaataatggaatccggcgattcagaaaatgatattcatgatgtttggagcatgttgaggccgtgtgcggggtctcgcgtgaaatttcgaccgtgttggtgtcggaacacgccgagccacgcgcgtgaaaagtgtttttaaattttataaaatcgaaacggagtccgaaaatgacgaaacttgacgacgtgtcttgtcatcgcacgcggaggctgtggtaaaaatttgagaaagtttcgagcaagtggcgacgtcgggtggctaaAACCTGGACATCCCGCCCGCCGCCACgcgcatccccccccccccccccgcgccctcccccctcccccggcgcccctcccctccctctctcccgcgccggcggatcccctcctcctcctcccccggcGGCGCGCGCCCCTCCCCGGCGgcgcggcgccctcccccgcgcggCGCGGCCCTCCCTGGCGGCGCCCCCCCCCCGCGCTGGTCCCTCCCCGGCGgcgcggcgccctcccccgcgcggCGCGCCCTCCCggtggcgcccccccccccccgcgctggtccctccccggcggcgcggcgccctcccccgcgcggcgaggccctccccggcggcgccccccccccccgctggTCCCTCCCCGGCGGCGCGTCCCCCCCCCCGCGCTGGCCCCGCCGCGCTGGGCCCCTCCCGGCGCCGGCCGCCCCGCCCAGGCCCCTCACCGGCGCTGCCCCGCCCCGATCCGACCCCCGGCCAGGCGCGCCGCCGCGTGCAGCTCCGGCGTCGGCCCCGCAGCGGCCGCGGCCTCGCCCCGACCCGCCCCGGCGCCGTCGCTGCCCCGCCCCGATCCGGCGTGCCCCGCTCCGtccgccgtccgccgtccgcgcgccgtccgccgtccgcgcGCCGTTCGCCGTCCGCCGGCCCTGCGTCGCCGTCCTCGCCGCGCGTCCT
This genomic interval carries:
- the LOC136510374 gene encoding uncharacterized protein translates to MEEFSTRQRLELFLPLRRAVPIALAHRHRHRHRAVPVPISITVARHPIPGSVAIARRPIPSSVAIIVAPFKTTATPSPAAVPVVAPLPSLPPLQAAAAPLPPPPPPRALPD